Proteins co-encoded in one Pristiophorus japonicus isolate sPriJap1 chromosome 30, sPriJap1.hap1, whole genome shotgun sequence genomic window:
- the LOC139240110 gene encoding cortexin domain-containing 1 protein-like, with translation MTPVGQGLDSDYVDLDKGFALAFLALLCLFLLAMIVRCARMIIDPYSAIPTSTWQEEQINN, from the coding sequence ATGACGCCCGTCGGACAGGGCCTGGACAGCGACTACGTGGACCTGGACAAGGGCTTTGCGCTGGCCTTCCTGGCCCTGCTGTGCCTCTTCCTGCTCGCCATGATTGTCCGCTGCGCCCGCATGATCATCGACCCCTACAGTGCCATCCCCACCTCCACCTGGCAGGAGGAGCAGATCAACAACTGA